A window of the Gordonia humi genome harbors these coding sequences:
- a CDS encoding metal ABC transporter solute-binding protein, Zn/Mn family produces MSSRRRFRLVASLAATVALTAGLAACSNDSDSNAATDHPVVVASTDVWASVASAVAGDDADVSALFDTPGGDPHEFEPTNADAAKVLDADVLVMNGGGYDEYMERIASEFKGEKVSAMSDETHATGGAELSNEHAFYALGTVSDTADGIADALAKIAPEHADAYHSNAKDFRAKVDGLVGRMEALGKAHPGTKVAATEPLATNMLAIGGIVDAAPESFTEAVEEGQSPSAADRAKFDDLLSSHQVSALIYNVQAVDPATEAVLKTATTANVPVVKYTETLPEGVTDFVTWQSGQIDQLEKALNG; encoded by the coding sequence ATGTCTTCTCGACGCCGATTCCGCCTCGTCGCATCCCTCGCGGCGACCGTCGCCCTGACCGCAGGCCTGGCGGCCTGCTCGAACGATTCCGACTCGAACGCCGCCACCGATCACCCCGTGGTCGTCGCCTCGACCGACGTGTGGGCGTCGGTCGCGAGCGCCGTGGCGGGTGACGACGCGGACGTGTCCGCACTGTTCGACACGCCCGGCGGCGACCCGCACGAGTTCGAGCCGACCAACGCCGATGCCGCGAAGGTCCTCGACGCCGACGTCCTTGTCATGAACGGCGGTGGCTACGACGAGTACATGGAGCGCATCGCGTCCGAGTTCAAGGGCGAGAAGGTGTCGGCGATGTCGGATGAGACACACGCGACCGGCGGCGCCGAACTCAGCAACGAGCACGCCTTCTACGCACTCGGCACCGTCTCCGACACCGCGGACGGCATCGCGGACGCCCTGGCGAAGATCGCACCCGAGCACGCCGACGCCTACCACTCGAACGCGAAGGACTTCCGGGCGAAGGTCGACGGACTCGTCGGCCGGATGGAGGCGCTCGGCAAGGCGCACCCCGGCACGAAGGTCGCCGCGACCGAACCGCTGGCCACCAACATGCTCGCCATCGGCGGTATCGTCGACGCCGCACCGGAGAGCTTCACCGAGGCCGTCGAGGAGGGGCAGTCGCCGTCCGCCGCCGATCGCGCCAAGTTCGACGATCTGCTGTCCAGCCATCAGGTGTCGGCGTTGATCTACAACGTGCAGGCTGTCGATCCGGCGACGGAGGCCGTGCTGAAGACCGCCACCACCGCGAACGTTCCCGTGGTGAAATACACCGAGACGCTGCCCGAGGGCGTCACCGACTTCGTCACCTGGCAGTCGGGTCAGATCGATCAGTTGGAGAAGGCGCTCAACGGATGA
- the mshA gene encoding D-inositol-3-phosphate glycosyltransferase has product MTGRPHPRRLALISVHTSPLAQPGTGDAGGLNVYVWQTATRLARRGVEVEIFTRATSSADEPSVQAAPGVTVKHVPAGPFDGLDKRDLPAQLCAFSANVLRAEAAHEPGYYDLIHSHYWLSGQVGWLARDRWGVPLVHTAHTLAAVKNASLAVGDTAEPMLRVIGEQQVVDEADRLIVNTPTEASELVDLYGADASRVDVVVPGADLDRYSPGSKLAARGALGLDADDVLVTFVGRIQPLKAPDVLLRAIAPLIHADTTGRLRLLVVGGPSGNGLGLPDTLIGLAAELGVADRVTFLPPQPADRLAQVYRASDLVSVPSYSESFGLVAVEAQACGTPVLAADVGGLGVAVADGVTGRLVAGHDIETWTGHLADLLADPDRLRAMGTAAGIHAQKFSWDHTTDALLESYDRAVAAHRRAAGRSTGIFGLRRLRPRTRITV; this is encoded by the coding sequence ATGACGGGACGACCACATCCGCGACGTCTGGCGCTCATCTCGGTGCACACGTCGCCGCTCGCGCAGCCGGGTACCGGGGACGCAGGCGGTCTCAACGTCTATGTGTGGCAGACCGCGACTCGCCTCGCCAGACGCGGTGTGGAAGTCGAGATCTTCACGCGCGCAACCTCATCGGCAGACGAGCCGAGTGTTCAGGCGGCACCTGGGGTCACCGTGAAGCACGTTCCGGCGGGGCCGTTCGACGGCCTGGACAAGCGCGATCTGCCCGCCCAGCTGTGCGCCTTCTCGGCGAACGTGCTGCGTGCCGAGGCGGCGCACGAACCCGGATACTACGACTTGATCCACTCCCACTACTGGCTGTCCGGTCAGGTCGGTTGGCTCGCGCGCGATCGCTGGGGCGTGCCGCTGGTGCACACCGCGCACACGCTCGCCGCGGTCAAGAACGCCTCACTGGCCGTCGGCGACACCGCCGAACCGATGCTCCGGGTGATCGGCGAACAGCAGGTGGTCGACGAGGCCGACCGGCTGATCGTCAACACCCCGACCGAGGCCTCCGAACTGGTCGACCTGTACGGGGCCGACGCATCGCGCGTGGACGTCGTCGTACCCGGTGCGGACCTGGACCGCTATTCGCCGGGGTCCAAGCTCGCCGCCCGCGGGGCCCTCGGGCTCGACGCCGACGACGTGCTCGTCACCTTCGTCGGCCGCATCCAGCCGTTGAAGGCGCCCGACGTCCTGCTGCGCGCGATCGCCCCGCTCATCCACGCGGACACCACCGGACGGCTGCGGCTGCTCGTGGTCGGCGGTCCGTCGGGCAACGGTCTCGGGCTGCCGGACACGCTGATCGGGCTCGCGGCCGAACTCGGTGTCGCCGACCGGGTCACGTTCCTCCCGCCACAGCCCGCGGATCGACTGGCGCAGGTGTACCGTGCCTCCGACCTCGTGTCGGTGCCGAGCTATTCGGAGAGTTTCGGACTGGTGGCCGTCGAAGCGCAGGCCTGCGGCACCCCGGTGCTGGCCGCCGACGTCGGCGGACTCGGTGTCGCGGTCGCCGACGGGGTCACCGGTCGCCTCGTTGCCGGACACGACATCGAGACCTGGACCGGTCACCTCGCGGACCTGCTCGCCGACCCGGACCGGTTGCGTGCCATGGGGACCGCGGCCGGGATCCACGCTCAGAAGTTCTCGTGGGACCACACGACGGACGCATTGCTCGAGAGTTACGACCGGGCCGTCGCGGCGCATCGGCGGGCCGCCGGCAGGTCGACGGGGATCTTCGGACTGCGTCGCCTGCGGCCGCGAACCAGAATCACCGTGTGA
- a CDS encoding YbjN domain-containing protein, whose translation METPVTTDYSARLRAALDEAGIDYARKSSGGAKSEHLVVELPGERKLKTTVLLTAGTHGVRVEAFVCRRPDEAFEAVYRYLLKRNRRLYGVAYTLDNAGDIYLVGRLAAEAVTRDEVDRVLGQVLEAADGDFNQILEIGFLTSIKREWAWRTARGEPMKNLEAFAHLIDPDDLPEIAPLAEGTGLSDVGEPPTP comes from the coding sequence ATGGAGACTCCTGTGACCACCGATTACTCCGCGCGACTTCGCGCGGCCCTCGACGAAGCCGGCATCGACTATGCGCGCAAGTCCTCCGGCGGCGCCAAATCCGAGCACCTGGTGGTGGAACTGCCGGGCGAACGCAAACTGAAGACGACGGTCCTGCTCACCGCGGGCACCCACGGAGTCCGCGTCGAAGCGTTCGTGTGCCGACGCCCGGACGAGGCGTTCGAGGCGGTCTACCGGTACCTGCTCAAACGGAACCGGCGTCTGTACGGCGTCGCGTACACGCTCGACAACGCAGGCGACATCTACCTCGTCGGACGTCTCGCCGCCGAAGCGGTGACCCGTGACGAGGTGGACCGTGTCCTGGGGCAGGTTCTGGAGGCCGCCGACGGCGATTTCAACCAGATCCTCGAGATCGGCTTCCTCACCTCGATCAAACGGGAATGGGCCTGGCGCACCGCCCGCGGCGAGCCGATGAAGAACCTCGAGGCGTTCGCGCACCTCATCGATCCCGACGATCTGCCGGAGATCGCTCCGCTGGCCGAAGGCACCGGTCTGAGCGACGTGGGCGAGCCGCCGACTCCGTAG